In the genome of Candidatus Eisenbacteria bacterium, one region contains:
- a CDS encoding NUDIX domain-containing protein, whose product MAEARATKRVRVVAAVVWDGPRLLMTQRPPGGPLGLQWEFPGGKLEPGELPEAALVRELREELGVSASAHETLGVHSHDYPHGVQVDVVFIRCTLESTSFTPSGAVNASRWVEPREVSLAEVLEGDREFLMGLGARAQ is encoded by the coding sequence TTGGCTGAAGCGCGCGCGACGAAGCGCGTGCGCGTCGTCGCCGCGGTGGTCTGGGACGGCCCGCGGCTGCTGATGACGCAGCGCCCACCCGGCGGACCGCTCGGCCTGCAGTGGGAGTTTCCCGGCGGCAAGCTCGAACCGGGTGAATTGCCCGAAGCGGCTCTCGTCCGGGAACTGCGCGAGGAGCTGGGCGTCTCCGCGTCGGCCCACGAGACGCTCGGCGTTCATTCGCACGACTACCCGCACGGCGTCCAGGTGGACGTCGTGTTCATTCGCTGTACGCTGGAGTCCACGTCGTTCACCCCGAGCGGCGCCGTGAACGCGTCGCGCTGGGTGGAGCCGCGCGAGGTGTCGCTCGCGGAGGTGCTCGAGGGCGACCGCGAATTCCTGATGGGCCTCGGGGCCCGTGCGCAGTAG
- a CDS encoding NADH-quinone oxidoreductase subunit H — MNAGVLVLQTALLVALAPLWGGVVARLEARLQMRRGRPVLQRYRDLFKLPGKETVLSEHASPLARVAPYLMLGAALTLCTWTPVLTTRPGMGFAGDLVMTVALLAAMRVLLALLAMEAGTTFGGMSASRHLALSALAEPALMLAVFTLALNARSTDLAGIAAAVVAAPAAWLSPSHLLALTAVWIVVVSETGRGPVDNPDTHLELTMIHEGMALDVSGHHLALLEWAASVRQLVLLTLVANLFLPWGIAGSLEPRALGVALLAWLGKLAVFAVVVALTESLTAKMRLFRVPEFLGMAFLLALIALASDTLGRG; from the coding sequence ATGAACGCGGGCGTGCTCGTCCTGCAGACGGCGCTGCTGGTGGCGCTGGCGCCCTTGTGGGGCGGCGTCGTCGCGCGCCTCGAGGCGCGGCTGCAAATGCGCCGCGGCCGGCCGGTGCTGCAGCGCTACCGCGACCTCTTCAAGCTGCCCGGGAAGGAAACGGTCCTCTCGGAGCACGCCTCGCCGCTGGCGCGGGTGGCGCCCTACCTCATGCTCGGCGCCGCGCTCACGCTGTGCACCTGGACCCCGGTGCTGACGACGCGGCCCGGGATGGGGTTCGCGGGCGACCTCGTCATGACCGTGGCGCTGCTCGCGGCGATGCGGGTGCTGCTGGCGCTGCTCGCGATGGAGGCCGGCACGACGTTCGGCGGCATGTCGGCGAGCCGCCACCTGGCGCTCTCGGCGCTCGCCGAACCGGCGCTCATGCTCGCGGTCTTCACGCTCGCGCTCAACGCCCGCAGCACCGACCTCGCCGGCATCGCCGCCGCCGTCGTCGCGGCGCCGGCGGCGTGGCTGTCGCCGTCGCACCTGCTGGCGCTGACCGCCGTGTGGATCGTGGTCGTCTCCGAGACCGGCCGGGGGCCGGTGGACAATCCGGACACGCACCTCGAGCTCACCATGATCCACGAGGGCATGGCGCTCGACGTTTCGGGCCACCATCTCGCGCTGCTCGAGTGGGCGGCGTCGGTGCGCCAGCTGGTGCTGCTGACGCTGGTGGCGAACCTGTTCCTGCCGTGGGGCATCGCCGGTTCGCTCGAGCCGAGGGCGCTCGGCGTCGCGCTGCTGGCCTGGCTCGGCAAGCTCGCGGTCTTCGCGGTGGTCGTCGCGCTCACGGAATCGCTGACCGCGAAGATGCGCCTGTTCCGGGTGCCCGAGTTCCTCGGCATGGCGTTCCTGCTCGCGCTCATCGCGCTGGCCTCCGACACGCTGGGGCGCGGATGA
- a CDS encoding GWxTD domain-containing protein, with product MKHRSFIRALAFAATLSAFPLFVVAAPPTAAARSGRAQALFDSARRRIAAGSHEQRQFARAELEAAALLDPSRTDVALLLGQLYLEADLLTNARRVAERLTGSDSAGAGAWTLAGRVCRREWLLFQDEISRDRALLCLARAARLDSANAAIWLEMVPLLVDAGESEGAFRAAAFAARLSPGDAAAQVMLAALAQDTGDLETADRLFRASVPRLPAPVRHRYEDIGPLLPPWIVEGFEELEPDARARFTERFWAQADPDPVTAANEARLEYWARVTQACALYGTSRPGEWDVRAQYYVRFGRPDAVELNPISKPERLHNGDWTTWSYLRLGMRLWMGSGSRYFGYGERVSGWPTWAQAFPDSLERHGEVDAVHRGWAVFHRLPPGVEALDTRLALARFHGGERTNLLAQAEAPGGPDDRFTVGWAVLDSAFAPVLREESPMSPSACRADAARSASFAPSLSPGRWRVAMQVSDGQGRRGVAHRDLIVAPPTGALELSDLVVTCSPPSQSVVPGSGVRLEPETGLFPAGGDQLNAYFEIYHLALSPRGEANFVYDCTVRPVPTDRRGWLSRALTPREAPPPIAMSRGESTAGAMRRQFLSVPVRGLPPGRYEVEVIVRDLATDAVAKAVARFERRN from the coding sequence ATGAAGCACCGGTCGTTCATCCGTGCACTCGCGTTCGCCGCCACGTTGAGCGCCTTTCCCCTCTTCGTGGTCGCCGCGCCGCCCACCGCCGCGGCCCGGAGCGGGCGTGCCCAGGCGCTCTTCGACTCCGCGCGCCGGCGCATCGCCGCGGGCTCGCACGAACAGCGCCAGTTCGCGCGGGCCGAACTCGAAGCCGCGGCCCTGCTGGACCCGTCACGAACGGACGTGGCGCTGCTGCTCGGCCAGCTCTACCTCGAAGCCGACCTGCTCACGAACGCGCGGCGGGTCGCCGAACGGCTCACCGGCTCCGATTCGGCCGGGGCGGGCGCGTGGACGCTCGCCGGTCGCGTGTGTCGGCGTGAATGGCTGCTCTTCCAGGACGAGATCTCGCGCGATCGGGCGCTCCTGTGCCTCGCGCGCGCCGCGCGGCTCGACTCCGCGAACGCCGCGATCTGGCTCGAGATGGTGCCGCTGCTCGTGGACGCGGGCGAGAGCGAAGGCGCGTTCCGCGCCGCGGCCTTCGCGGCACGCCTGTCGCCGGGCGACGCCGCGGCGCAGGTGATGCTGGCGGCGCTCGCGCAGGACACGGGCGACCTCGAAACCGCCGACCGCCTGTTCCGGGCGTCGGTGCCGCGGCTGCCCGCACCCGTGCGGCATCGCTACGAGGACATCGGCCCGCTGCTTCCGCCGTGGATCGTCGAGGGCTTCGAGGAACTGGAGCCCGACGCGCGCGCACGATTCACCGAACGCTTCTGGGCGCAGGCCGACCCCGACCCGGTGACGGCGGCGAACGAAGCGCGCCTCGAGTACTGGGCGCGCGTCACGCAGGCCTGCGCGCTCTACGGCACGTCGCGGCCCGGCGAGTGGGACGTGCGCGCACAGTACTACGTCCGCTTCGGGCGCCCCGACGCCGTGGAGCTGAACCCGATCTCGAAACCCGAACGTCTCCACAACGGCGACTGGACGACCTGGTCCTACCTGCGGCTCGGCATGCGGCTGTGGATGGGCTCCGGCTCGCGCTACTTCGGCTACGGCGAGCGCGTTTCGGGCTGGCCGACCTGGGCGCAGGCCTTCCCCGACTCGCTCGAGCGCCACGGCGAGGTGGACGCGGTGCACCGCGGCTGGGCGGTCTTTCACCGGCTCCCGCCGGGCGTGGAGGCGCTGGACACTCGGCTCGCGCTCGCGCGGTTCCACGGGGGCGAACGGACGAACCTGCTCGCGCAGGCGGAGGCGCCCGGCGGACCGGACGACCGCTTCACGGTCGGCTGGGCGGTGCTCGACAGCGCCTTCGCGCCCGTGCTCCGCGAGGAGTCCCCGATGTCTCCTTCGGCCTGCCGGGCGGACGCGGCGCGCTCGGCGAGCTTCGCGCCATCGCTCTCGCCGGGCCGCTGGCGCGTCGCGATGCAGGTGAGCGACGGGCAAGGCCGTCGCGGCGTCGCGCATCGCGACCTGATCGTGGCGCCGCCCACGGGCGCGCTCGAGCTCAGCGATCTCGTCGTCACCTGCAGCCCGCCCTCGCAGAGCGTCGTGCCGGGCTCGGGCGTGCGCCTCGAGCCCGAGACGGGGCTCTTTCCCGCGGGCGGCGATCAGTTGAACGCCTACTTCGAGATCTACCACCTCGCGCTCTCTCCGCGGGGCGAGGCGAACTTCGTCTACGACTGCACCGTGAGACCCGTGCCCACCGACCGGCGCGGCTGGCTGAGCCGGGCGCTCACGCCGCGCGAAGCGCCGCCGCCGATCGCGATGAGCCGCGGCGAAAGCACGGCGGGCGCGATGCGCCGCCAGTTCCTGAGCGTGCCCGTGCGCGGGCTGCCGCCCGGACGCTACGAGGTCGAGGTCATCGTCCGCGACCTCGCGACCGACGCGGTCGCGAAGGCGGTCGCGCGCTTCGAGCGCCGGAACTGA
- a CDS encoding hydrogenase 4 subunit F: MAWLLPLLLPAPLAGAACLLLGGSPWPRRLAIAAAAATLAAALALSGRVLSGGAFTAAHGWLHADALVALVALAVAGTALPCAWYGAHYMPFVAGRDRTDARWPAGRYEALLLALLAFMLLATAANDLGLMWIAIEGATLVSALLVGYYRRPGAVEAAWKYLILCSVGISLALLATVLLYYSAGRIFGEEGVALQWTRLRDAAGQLDPRFVKLAFLFALTGYGAKAGLAPMHWWLPDAYSQAPAPVAALMSTALLATSLSALLRFFAIAAACAGPAWPGGLFAFFGALSVVMAVPFLLVQGEYKRLLAYSSIEHTGLVTLAIGFGTPLAVFAGLFHLLAQSFAKALAFLLAGSLGRGAHSRRMDHVPGVLTASPALGALLFVAGIGLVGMPPAATFVSEWLALAGGFASRHGAGARVALVALVVAFLGLAFHWTRMLLGRPREDFADPLPAASHAPMWALAGALLVLGVFLPAPLRALIEQATKVVRP; encoded by the coding sequence ATGGCCTGGCTCCTGCCGCTGCTGCTGCCCGCCCCGCTCGCCGGCGCCGCCTGCCTGCTGCTCGGCGGCTCGCCGTGGCCGCGGCGCCTGGCGATCGCCGCGGCCGCCGCGACGCTCGCGGCCGCCCTCGCGCTGAGCGGCCGGGTGCTGAGCGGCGGCGCCTTCACGGCCGCGCACGGCTGGCTGCACGCCGACGCGCTGGTCGCGCTGGTCGCGCTCGCCGTCGCCGGAACGGCCCTGCCGTGCGCCTGGTACGGAGCGCATTACATGCCGTTCGTCGCCGGGCGCGACCGGACGGACGCGCGCTGGCCCGCCGGCCGCTACGAGGCGCTGCTGCTCGCGCTGCTGGCGTTCATGCTGCTCGCGACCGCGGCGAACGACCTCGGGCTCATGTGGATCGCGATCGAGGGCGCGACGCTCGTCTCGGCCCTGCTCGTCGGCTACTACCGGCGGCCCGGAGCGGTCGAGGCGGCGTGGAAGTACCTGATCCTGTGCTCGGTCGGAATCTCGCTCGCGCTGCTGGCGACGGTGCTCCTTTACTATTCGGCCGGTCGGATCTTCGGCGAGGAGGGGGTCGCGCTGCAGTGGACGCGCCTGCGCGACGCCGCCGGCCAGCTCGATCCGCGCTTCGTGAAGCTGGCGTTCCTGTTCGCGCTCACCGGCTACGGGGCCAAGGCCGGCCTCGCGCCGATGCACTGGTGGCTGCCCGACGCCTACAGCCAGGCGCCCGCGCCGGTGGCGGCGCTCATGTCCACCGCGCTGCTCGCGACCTCGCTGTCGGCCCTGCTGCGGTTCTTCGCGATCGCCGCGGCGTGCGCGGGGCCGGCGTGGCCCGGCGGACTGTTCGCGTTCTTCGGCGCGCTCTCGGTGGTGATGGCGGTGCCCTTCCTGCTGGTGCAGGGCGAGTACAAGCGCCTGCTCGCCTACTCGAGCATCGAGCACACCGGCCTCGTCACGCTGGCGATCGGGTTCGGAACGCCGCTGGCCGTGTTCGCGGGACTGTTCCATCTCCTCGCCCAGTCCTTCGCGAAAGCGCTGGCCTTCCTGCTCGCGGGCAGCCTCGGCCGCGGCGCCCACTCGCGCCGGATGGATCATGTTCCGGGCGTGCTGACGGCGAGTCCGGCGCTCGGCGCGCTGCTCTTCGTCGCCGGCATCGGGCTCGTCGGCATGCCGCCCGCCGCGACGTTCGTCTCGGAGTGGCTGGCGCTCGCGGGCGGATTCGCGAGCCGCCATGGCGCCGGCGCGCGGGTCGCGCTGGTCGCCCTGGTCGTCGCGTTCCTGGGGCTCGCCTTTCACTGGACGCGCATGTTGCTCGGCCGGCCGCGCGAGGACTTCGCCGACCCGCTGCCGGCCGCGTCGCACGCGCCGATGTGGGCGCTCGCGGGCGCGCTGCTCGTGCTCGGGGTGTTCCTGCCGGCGCCGCTTCGGGCGCTGATCGAGCAGGCCACGAAGGTGGTGCGCCCGTGA
- a CDS encoding NADH-quinone oxidoreductase subunit C, with protein sequence MTIAGELFPLDRALRGIRDRFAGAVIDADRTSMREHLVVLPAERLAEVAGAVANEWGGTFLTMFALDERAEAGRFRLHVMFSMAPEDAILTLVGAVPEHAPSYPAVTTTVHAAHWCERELAELLGVTPAGHPSPGPLVGHDGWPAGMHPLRRDFSPPADVAWPPRFSFVPVEGEGVFEIPVGPIHAGVIEPGHFRFSSVGEAVLKLDLKLGWAWRGLEKLAEGASLTRGLEIAERLCGTCAYSHALGFCLAAEELAGAPVPQRGRALRSLAGELERIANHLLDMSGILTDVAWRVGAADLARQREVVQQACDALFGHRFLRGVCVPGGVARDLDDTQQLWLRRTLAEVRAEVQRASQLATANPSVMDRLVGTGVLPGGVARDLGVTGVAARASGLAMDGRRDHPYAFYRDLDFQVVGRQAGDVHARYEQRLAEVHESLNLVDQMILRLPGGPIAQHLGELPPGRWGFGLVESPRGLASHWLRADAHGRIGSWRVRSASHAIWPAVAHVMPGNIVPDFPLINKSFNLCYACTDK encoded by the coding sequence GTGACGATCGCCGGCGAGCTGTTTCCGCTCGATCGGGCGCTGCGGGGCATTCGCGACCGCTTCGCCGGCGCGGTGATCGACGCCGACCGGACCTCGATGCGCGAGCACCTCGTGGTGCTCCCCGCCGAACGGCTGGCCGAGGTGGCGGGCGCCGTCGCGAACGAGTGGGGCGGAACGTTCCTGACGATGTTCGCGCTCGACGAACGCGCCGAGGCGGGACGCTTCCGCCTTCACGTCATGTTCTCGATGGCGCCCGAGGACGCGATCCTCACGCTGGTCGGCGCCGTACCCGAGCACGCGCCCTCCTACCCCGCCGTCACCACCACCGTGCACGCCGCCCACTGGTGCGAACGCGAGCTGGCGGAGCTTCTCGGCGTGACGCCCGCCGGGCACCCGTCCCCGGGCCCGCTCGTCGGGCACGACGGCTGGCCGGCGGGCATGCACCCGCTGCGTCGGGATTTTTCGCCGCCCGCGGACGTCGCCTGGCCGCCGAGGTTCTCGTTCGTCCCGGTCGAGGGCGAAGGCGTCTTCGAGATTCCGGTCGGTCCCATCCACGCCGGCGTGATCGAGCCCGGGCACTTCCGCTTCTCGAGCGTCGGCGAGGCGGTCCTCAAGCTCGATCTCAAGCTCGGCTGGGCGTGGCGCGGGCTCGAGAAGCTCGCCGAGGGCGCGAGCCTGACGCGCGGGCTCGAGATCGCCGAGCGGCTGTGCGGCACCTGCGCCTACTCGCACGCCCTCGGCTTCTGCCTCGCGGCGGAGGAGCTGGCCGGCGCCCCGGTTCCGCAGCGCGGTCGGGCGCTGCGCTCGCTCGCGGGCGAGCTCGAACGGATCGCGAACCACCTGCTCGACATGAGCGGCATCCTCACCGACGTCGCCTGGCGGGTCGGTGCGGCCGACCTGGCGCGCCAGCGCGAGGTCGTCCAGCAGGCGTGCGACGCGCTGTTCGGGCACCGCTTCCTGCGCGGCGTGTGCGTGCCCGGCGGGGTCGCCCGCGACCTCGACGACACGCAGCAGCTCTGGCTGCGCCGCACGCTCGCCGAGGTGCGCGCCGAGGTTCAGCGCGCGAGCCAGCTCGCGACCGCGAACCCTTCGGTCATGGACCGGCTCGTGGGCACGGGCGTGCTGCCGGGCGGGGTGGCGCGCGACCTCGGCGTCACCGGGGTCGCCGCGCGCGCCAGCGGGCTCGCGATGGACGGCCGCCGCGATCATCCGTACGCGTTCTACCGCGACCTCGACTTCCAGGTCGTCGGCCGCCAGGCCGGCGACGTGCACGCGCGCTACGAGCAGCGCCTCGCGGAAGTGCACGAGTCGCTGAACCTGGTGGACCAGATGATCCTGCGCCTTCCCGGCGGACCGATCGCGCAGCACCTGGGCGAGCTGCCGCCCGGCCGCTGGGGCTTCGGGCTCGTCGAGTCCCCGCGCGGGCTCGCCTCGCACTGGCTGCGCGCCGACGCGCACGGTCGTATCGGTTCGTGGCGCGTTCGCTCGGCCTCGCACGCGATCTGGCCCGCGGTCGCGCACGTCATGCCCGGCAACATCGTTCCCGACTTTCCGCTGATCAACAAGAGCTTCAACCTCTGCTATGCGTGCACCGACAAGTAG
- a CDS encoding glucose 1-dehydrogenase has translation MTQPRRFAGRTVLVTGASSGIGRACARALGAEGANVVLAGRRRERLDEVANELAAAAGETLVVTGDTRDADACAAWVSAALARFGALDGLVNAAGVLGNGTAFATPPEEWSRVMDVNVTGVMQLTGAAADALKARKGAIVNLSSVAGIRPYANLAAYCVSKAAVEMYTRCAALDFAPFGVRVNAVAPGVVVSELHTVTAAVADYPAFLERGRVTHPIGRVGTAEEVAALVLYLLSEQAGWITGASMSIDGGRALASAR, from the coding sequence ATGACGCAGCCGCGGCGATTCGCGGGCCGGACGGTGCTGGTGACCGGGGCGAGCAGCGGAATCGGACGAGCCTGCGCGCGGGCGCTGGGCGCCGAGGGCGCGAACGTGGTGCTCGCCGGGCGGCGGCGCGAGCGCCTCGACGAGGTGGCGAACGAGCTGGCCGCTGCCGCGGGCGAGACGCTCGTCGTGACCGGCGACACGCGCGACGCGGACGCCTGCGCGGCGTGGGTGAGCGCGGCCCTCGCGCGGTTCGGCGCGCTCGACGGGCTCGTCAACGCGGCCGGCGTGCTCGGCAACGGCACGGCGTTCGCGACGCCCCCCGAAGAATGGTCGCGAGTGATGGACGTGAACGTGACGGGCGTCATGCAGCTGACCGGCGCCGCCGCCGATGCGCTGAAGGCGCGCAAGGGCGCGATCGTCAACCTGTCGTCGGTCGCGGGCATCCGCCCCTACGCGAACCTTGCGGCCTACTGCGTGAGCAAGGCGGCGGTCGAAATGTACACGCGCTGCGCGGCGCTCGACTTCGCGCCCTTCGGCGTTCGCGTGAACGCGGTGGCGCCGGGCGTCGTGGTGTCCGAGCTGCACACCGTGACCGCCGCGGTCGCCGACTACCCGGCCTTCCTCGAGCGCGGCAGGGTCACGCACCCGATCGGCCGCGTGGGCACGGCGGAGGAGGTCGCGGCGCTGGTGCTGTACCTGCTGAGCGAGCAGGCCGGCTGGATCACGGGCGCGAGCATGTCCATAGACG
- a CDS encoding hydrogenase, giving the protein MWESLIRSLQLGSQAGRPAVSLPAGLEAAPHEPEGEVRVLGEALRTEVRRLFRGSLKLRHLDAGSCNACESELLALLNPFHDLQRFGVDLVASPRHADGLLVTGPVTRHLEEAVRLTDEATPRPRLLIAVGDCACDGGFCRDSFAVHRGAGGIAPVDVFIPGCPPRPATILSALLEALGRESVRNRIAG; this is encoded by the coding sequence ATGTGGGAATCGCTGATCCGTTCGCTGCAGCTCGGCAGCCAGGCCGGCCGGCCGGCCGTGTCGCTGCCCGCCGGGCTCGAAGCCGCTCCGCACGAGCCCGAGGGTGAGGTGCGCGTGCTGGGCGAGGCGCTGCGGACCGAGGTTCGGCGGCTGTTTCGCGGCTCGCTGAAGCTGCGCCACCTCGATGCCGGCTCGTGCAACGCCTGCGAGAGCGAACTCCTCGCGCTGCTCAACCCGTTCCACGACCTGCAGCGCTTCGGCGTGGACCTGGTCGCCTCGCCCCGCCATGCCGACGGCCTGCTGGTGACGGGCCCCGTCACCCGCCATCTCGAAGAGGCGGTGCGGCTGACCGACGAGGCCACGCCGCGCCCGCGGCTGCTGATCGCGGTGGGTGACTGCGCCTGCGACGGCGGCTTCTGTCGCGACTCCTTCGCGGTCCACCGGGGGGCGGGCGGGATCGCGCCGGTGGACGTGTTCATTCCCGGCTGCCCGCCGCGCCCGGCGACGATCCTCTCGGCGCTGCTCGAGGCGCTCGGCCGCGAGAGCGTGCGCAACCGCATCGCCGGCTGA
- a CDS encoding hydrogenase, giving the protein MNLSFPDWLPRSNTVNLLAGAFLLSALYAAAQRRQRAAIAAYQWNSIALGLIAAVVAVVTGSRHIALAAILVFAGKALAIPVLLRRQVQRAGGDTLAEPFMGVPAGMLACGALVVIAFSQTRALFGAGSSILASCLPVSVAVTLVSLFLMVSRRRALMQVVGLVIVENAIFLAAVSLTYGMPLLVEMGVLLDLLVGVALLGLFVGRIEETLGDSDTTRLTSLKG; this is encoded by the coding sequence ATGAACCTGTCCTTTCCCGACTGGCTGCCGCGCAGCAACACGGTGAACCTGCTCGCCGGGGCGTTCCTGCTCTCGGCGCTGTACGCCGCCGCGCAGCGCCGCCAGCGCGCGGCCATCGCCGCCTACCAGTGGAACTCGATCGCGCTCGGGCTCATCGCCGCGGTGGTCGCCGTGGTCACCGGCTCGCGGCACATCGCGCTCGCCGCGATTCTCGTGTTCGCCGGCAAGGCGCTCGCGATCCCGGTCCTGCTGCGGCGACAGGTGCAGCGCGCCGGCGGCGACACGCTCGCCGAGCCGTTCATGGGCGTGCCGGCCGGCATGCTCGCGTGCGGCGCGCTGGTGGTGATCGCGTTCAGCCAGACCCGCGCGCTGTTCGGCGCCGGCTCGAGCATCCTCGCCTCCTGCCTGCCGGTGTCGGTGGCGGTCACGCTCGTGAGCCTGTTCCTCATGGTCAGCCGCCGGCGCGCCCTCATGCAGGTGGTCGGGCTCGTGATCGTCGAGAACGCCATCTTCCTCGCCGCCGTCTCGCTCACCTACGGCATGCCCCTGCTCGTCGAGATGGGCGTGCTGCTCGACCTGCTGGTCGGCGTCGCGCTGCTCGGGCTGTTCGTCGGCCGCATCGAGGAGACGCTGGGCGACTCCGACACGACGCGGCTCACCTCGCTGAAGGGCTGA
- a CDS encoding RNA polymerase sigma factor has protein sequence MNPSDANESEAASPAAALRPASPEVIARLVLAHREFLAFLEARLRDRAVAEDVLQAAFVKALERGGAIRDEESAVAWFYRLLRNALVDHWRRRGREARVLDPGAGDDDAIAEDPGLLATVCRCFESLLPTLKPEYAEVVRRVDLGGRPVAEVAGELGITANNASVRLHRARQALRRSLEASCGTCATHGCLDCECGGPQSGRPGPA, from the coding sequence ATGAACCCTTCCGACGCGAACGAGTCCGAAGCCGCATCGCCCGCGGCCGCGCTCCGGCCCGCCTCGCCCGAGGTGATCGCGCGGCTCGTGCTCGCGCATCGCGAGTTCCTCGCGTTCCTCGAAGCCCGGCTCCGCGACCGCGCCGTGGCGGAGGACGTGCTGCAGGCCGCGTTCGTGAAGGCGCTCGAGCGCGGCGGCGCGATCCGCGACGAGGAGAGCGCGGTGGCGTGGTTCTACCGTCTGCTGCGCAACGCCCTCGTGGATCACTGGCGTCGCCGGGGACGCGAAGCGCGCGTGCTCGACCCCGGGGCGGGCGACGACGACGCGATCGCCGAGGATCCCGGGCTGCTCGCGACCGTGTGCCGGTGCTTCGAATCGCTCCTGCCCACACTCAAGCCCGAGTACGCCGAGGTCGTCCGGCGCGTGGACCTCGGGGGACGCCCCGTCGCGGAGGTGGCGGGCGAGCTGGGGATCACCGCGAACAACGCGAGCGTGCGGCTGCACCGGGCGCGGCAGGCGCTGCGCCGCAGCCTCGAGGCGAGCTGCGGCACCTGCGCGACGCACGGCTGCCTCGACTGCGAGTGCGGCGGCCCGCAGTCCGGACGGCCCGGCCCCGCCTAA
- a CDS encoding glycosyltransferase family 39 protein: MTAHEVPSARAPVAAGPLALVALAVLAAHALSLTQYGWFRDELYYLSCAKRLAWGYVDQPPLSIALLALVRALAGDSLAALRAVAALAGAGVALLAGWFARELGGGRFAQVLAAAAVGFAPLLLGAGHYWSMNVFDFGFWLAGTLFALRALQRGAPRDWLALGLVLGLGLLNKWSVAWLGAGIAVALVVTPARRSLATPWPWLGAALAGVILAPNLAWQVAHGWPTLEFARNASAHKMRALEAVPFAVDQLLALGPGGAPLWIAGLAASLARPRWRPLAIVWLVTLAILLVNGSARAEYLALAAPALFAAGAVWWERRGGLARAIVAVLPFVFALPLVPFALPCLPPARFMAWQRALRLEPRSEERHRMGALPQHWADMFGWPEMADSVARVAATLPAAERARAIVVVGNYGEAGALERFGAGRVPAIACQHNSWFYWPPAWDGGTAIFVGRDSAGVAGEFRSVEVAGVAGHPLAMPYERDLPIVIGRGFTGDYRAAWREGRHFE, translated from the coding sequence TTGACCGCACACGAAGTTCCGTCCGCGCGCGCTCCGGTCGCCGCCGGACCGCTCGCGCTCGTCGCGCTCGCGGTTCTCGCCGCGCACGCCCTGTCTCTCACGCAGTACGGCTGGTTCCGCGACGAGCTCTACTACCTGTCGTGCGCGAAGCGCCTGGCGTGGGGCTACGTGGATCAGCCGCCGCTCTCGATCGCGCTGCTCGCGCTCGTGCGCGCGCTGGCCGGGGACTCGCTCGCGGCGCTGCGCGCGGTGGCCGCGCTGGCCGGCGCCGGCGTGGCGCTGCTGGCGGGGTGGTTCGCGCGCGAACTCGGGGGTGGCCGCTTCGCGCAGGTCCTGGCTGCGGCCGCCGTCGGATTCGCGCCGCTGCTGCTAGGAGCCGGGCACTACTGGTCCATGAACGTGTTCGACTTCGGCTTCTGGCTCGCGGGCACGTTGTTCGCCCTGCGGGCGCTTCAGCGCGGCGCGCCGCGCGACTGGCTGGCGCTCGGCCTGGTGCTCGGGCTGGGACTGCTGAACAAATGGAGCGTCGCCTGGCTCGGCGCCGGCATCGCGGTGGCGCTCGTCGTCACGCCCGCACGGCGATCGCTCGCGACGCCGTGGCCGTGGCTCGGAGCCGCGCTCGCGGGCGTGATCCTCGCGCCGAACCTGGCGTGGCAGGTCGCGCACGGCTGGCCGACGCTCGAGTTCGCCCGCAACGCCTCGGCGCACAAGATGCGCGCGCTCGAGGCCGTTCCGTTCGCCGTGGACCAGCTGCTGGCGCTGGGGCCCGGCGGAGCGCCCCTGTGGATCGCGGGGCTCGCCGCTTCGCTCGCCCGGCCGCGCTGGCGGCCGCTGGCGATCGTGTGGCTCGTGACGCTCGCGATCCTGCTCGTGAACGGCAGCGCGCGCGCCGAGTACCTCGCGCTCGCCGCGCCGGCGCTGTTCGCGGCCGGAGCCGTCTGGTGGGAGCGACGCGGCGGCCTCGCGCGCGCGATCGTCGCCGTGCTGCCGTTCGTGTTCGCCCTGCCGCTCGTGCCGTTCGCGCTGCCCTGCCTGCCGCCCGCGCGATTCATGGCCTGGCAGCGGGCGCTTCGGTTGGAGCCGCGCAGCGAGGAGCGCCACCGCATGGGCGCGCTGCCGCAGCACTGGGCCGACATGTTCGGCTGGCCGGAGATGGCGGACTCGGTCGCGCGCGTCGCCGCGACGCTGCCCGCCGCGGAGCGCGCCCGGGCCATCGTCGTCGTCGGCAACTACGGTGAAGCCGGCGCGCTCGAGCGCTTCGGCGCCGGCCGCGTGCCGGCGATCGCCTGCCAGCACAACAGCTGGTTCTACTGGCCGCCCGCCTGGGACGGGGGCACCGCGATCTTCGTCGGGCGCGACAGCGCCGGGGTGGCGGGCGAGTTCCGCTCGGTCGAGGTCGCGGGCGTCGCCGGACACCCGCTCGCGATGCCTTACGAACGGGACCTGCCGATCGTGATCGGTCGCGGGTTCACCGGCGACTATCGCGCGGCGTGGCGCGAAGGAAGGCACTTCGAGTAG